AGAGCAAGGCAATCGGGCGTGAGATTGACCCCGAGACCGAGATAGTAATCACCTGCGGAAGCACCGAAGCAATGATGGCCGCAATGATGACCATCTGCAACCCCGGCGATAAAGTTATGGTGTTCTCGCCCTTCTACGAGAATTACGGTGCTGACTCGATTCTTTCGGGCGCGTCGCCTATCTACATTCCGTTAGTTCCTCCAACGTACGACTATGACATCAACCTTATCGAGGACGGCTTCAAGCAGGGAGCAAAAGCTATCGTAATCTGCAACCCCTCGAACCCTTGCGGAAAGGTCTTCACCGAGAAGGAATTAATGGAGATTGGTGCTCTTGCAGTGAAGTACGATGCGTTCATCATCACCGACGAGGTTTACGAGCACATAGTCTTTGACCCGTACAAACATGTTTACGCTTCCGGCCTTCCGGGAATGTTCGACCACGTAATCACCTGCAATTCCCTGTCCAAGACGTACTCAATCACCGGCTGGCGTTTGGGCTACCTTATCGGGCCTGCAGATGTTGTTGACGGAGCAAGGAAGGTTCATGACTTCCTGACTGTCGGAGCAGCAGCACCCCTGCAGGAAGCGGCAGTAAAAGCGTTCATGCTTCCGCCGGAGTACTACGAGGGGCTGAAGGCCAAGTACACGAAGCTCCGCAACAGATTCCTTGAGGGGCTCGATGAAGCGGGGCTGAAGCACAACATTCCGCAGGGCTCGTATTTCGTGATGGTGGATGTGAGCGACTATCTTGCGCTTCCGCAGTTCAAGGGCTGGACTGACCTCGAGTTCTGCGAGTGGGTAATCAAGAACATCGGCGTTGCGGCCGTGCCGGGCTCGAGCTTCTTCCGCGAACCCATCAACAACCTTATACGCTTCCATTTTGCGCGCACTGAGGATGTTCTCGAGGAAGCCATAAAGAGGCTTCGCAAGATGGGAGACCTCCTGAAGTAGTTAATGAGCATACTAATAGCTATGAGCGGGGGCGTTGACAGCAGCGTCTCCGCTTATTTGTGCACACAGAGGCACGACATCTGCAGGGGGGCAACAATGCTCCTCTACCTGAACGAGGCACTAGGCATCTCATCGCGTCATCCGTGCTGTTCCCGTGAAAACATCGTTGACGCTAAGGCAGTGTGCGATGTTCTGGGGATTGAGCACGAGGTCTTGAACTACATGCAGGACTTCGAGGACAGAGTCATTAGGAAGTTCGTGAACGTCTACGAGTCCGGCGGGACACCGAATCCGTGCATAGACTGCAACAGGTTCATGAAGTTCGACGCAATGCTGAGGCACGCAGAGGATAAGATAGCGACGGGACATTATGCGCGAATAGAGAGGGACGCATCAGGAAGATACATGCTTCGGAAAGCCGCAGACCTTGCGAGGGATCAGAGCTATGTGCTGTACACTCTGACGCAGGAACAGTTAGCCCGCACGGAATTTCCGCTTGGAGGAATGACTAAGCCGGAGGTGAGAGATATAGCCGCTTCGTTGGGCTTCACCAACGCAAGGAAGCACGACTCGCAGGATATATGCTTTGTGCCTGACGGGGATTACGGGAGGTTCATCGAG
This genomic stretch from Synergistaceae bacterium harbors:
- a CDS encoding pyridoxal phosphate-dependent aminotransferase, with product MPKLSDRVGTFTDSVIRRMTRICNKYGAINLSQGFPNWDPPIEMMDSLSETAHKGPHQYAITFGAKNFRDAVCAKQSKAIGREIDPETEIVITCGSTEAMMAAMMTICNPGDKVMVFSPFYENYGADSILSGASPIYIPLVPPTYDYDINLIEDGFKQGAKAIVICNPSNPCGKVFTEKELMEIGALAVKYDAFIITDEVYEHIVFDPYKHVYASGLPGMFDHVITCNSLSKTYSITGWRLGYLIGPADVVDGARKVHDFLTVGAAAPLQEAAVKAFMLPPEYYEGLKAKYTKLRNRFLEGLDEAGLKHNIPQGSYFVMVDVSDYLALPQFKGWTDLEFCEWVIKNIGVAAVPGSSFFREPINNLIRFHFARTEDVLEEAIKRLRKMGDLLK
- the mnmA gene encoding tRNA 2-thiouridine(34) synthase MnmA, yielding MSILIAMSGGVDSSVSAYLCTQRHDICRGATMLLYLNEALGISSRHPCCSRENIVDAKAVCDVLGIEHEVLNYMQDFEDRVIRKFVNVYESGGTPNPCIDCNRFMKFDAMLRHAEDKIATGHYARIERDASGRYMLRKAADLARDQSYVLYTLTQEQLARTEFPLGGMTKPEVRDIAASLGFTNARKHDSQDICFVPDGDYGRFIEEYTGRVYPSGNFVDTAGNVLGTHRGVIHYTAGQRKGLGVAAEARLYVAALDPSRNTITLARENEESLYARGVIVRGINLIAFGQVPENFRAGVKTRYRQKEIPCVVNQTGSDELVIEFAERQRMPAVGQAAVIYDVDYVIGGGTITKMLA